A region from the Devosia lucknowensis genome encodes:
- a CDS encoding response regulator — translation MQITPLRGSGTTILVVDDDALITLNTADIVTEIGYRALEAFSGAEALSLLERNNDIVAMVTDYSMPGMNGVELATAARKLRPGLPVLLTSGHAELPGTIDHDFVRLEKPYREDELTERLKSLLTAPTA, via the coding sequence GTGCAGATTACCCCCTTGAGGGGATCCGGCACCACCATTCTGGTGGTGGACGACGATGCCTTGATTACCCTCAACACTGCCGACATCGTGACCGAGATCGGTTATCGTGCGCTGGAGGCCTTTTCCGGCGCGGAAGCGCTTTCTCTGCTCGAGCGGAACAATGATATCGTCGCCATGGTCACGGATTATTCAATGCCGGGCATGAACGGCGTCGAACTCGCCACTGCCGCGCGCAAGCTGCGGCCGGGCCTCCCAGTACTGCTGACCAGCGGCCATGCGGAATTGCCGGGCACGATCGACCACGACTTCGTGCGGCTCGAAAAGCCCTATCGCGAAGATGAATTGACCGAGCGGCTGAAGAGCCTGCTTACCGCGCCCACCGCCTAG